The following are encoded in a window of Brevibacillus sp. DP1.3A genomic DNA:
- a CDS encoding YjzC family protein, whose translation MGEHSRFREGEKSPKNAVYMEIGESGASVQDPMIIELSRGEKFPATRNKNRVWTQK comes from the coding sequence GTGGGAGAACACAGTCGTTTTCGTGAAGGAGAAAAGTCTCCGAAAAATGCCGTATACATGGAGATTGGTGAATCCGGCGCAAGTGTGCAGGACCCGATGATCATCGAGCTTTCCAGAGGGGAAAAGTTCCCCGCTACACGAAATAAAAATCGCGTATGGACGCAAAAGTAA
- a CDS encoding DUF4870 domain-containing protein, producing the protein MQFLNGKEERMWAMIVHLSAFLGFIVPFGNVLGPLIVWLIKREEGAFFYQHGKEALNFSISVTIYAAISSLLIIIFIGALLLGALFIFWAIFVIIAAVKANEGKEFRYPLTLRFIK; encoded by the coding sequence ATGCAATTCCTGAATGGGAAAGAGGAACGAATGTGGGCGATGATCGTACATCTATCCGCCTTCCTTGGTTTTATCGTTCCGTTCGGCAATGTACTAGGACCTTTAATCGTATGGTTGATCAAGCGTGAAGAAGGAGCCTTTTTTTATCAGCATGGAAAAGAGGCACTGAATTTTAGCATCTCGGTGACGATTTATGCCGCCATTTCAAGTTTGTTGATCATCATTTTTATCGGCGCACTATTATTAGGAGCCCTCTTTATTTTTTGGGCGATCTTCGTTATTATCGCTGCGGTGAAAGCGAATGAGGGAAAAGAATTCCGG
- a CDS encoding CPBP family intramembrane glutamic endopeptidase yields the protein MARKRTLLLLIVYGFAATLTIFYGLVEKHSVIVTFFSFHVLVCICIPVIHGWWEGDLRKHWRLAWGSFEWQGTLYGLAFGVLMLTGVLAGLWLLLQEPGRPEAVRTGMETWGIERRWILVFSFYLVFINSLLEELFWRGFVLQRLRASLSILMSIFLSSFFYSLYHLIISTILFGFRNGLLITSMVFGAGLIWGWMKGMFPSIYPNWFSHLFADLGLALAVVLWIY from the coding sequence ATGGCGCGAAAACGGACGTTGCTACTGTTGATCGTGTATGGATTTGCTGCGACACTCACGATCTTTTACGGACTGGTGGAAAAGCATAGCGTGATTGTCACGTTCTTTTCTTTTCATGTGCTCGTTTGCATCTGTATCCCCGTCATTCACGGATGGTGGGAAGGAGATTTGCGAAAGCACTGGCGTTTAGCGTGGGGAAGTTTTGAATGGCAGGGTACTTTATACGGACTGGCATTTGGAGTTCTTATGTTGACAGGAGTGCTGGCTGGGCTTTGGTTGCTCCTGCAGGAACCGGGAAGACCTGAAGCTGTTCGAACAGGTATGGAAACATGGGGGATTGAACGCCGCTGGATTTTGGTTTTTTCCTTCTACCTCGTTTTCATTAACTCGCTGCTGGAAGAGTTGTTCTGGCGAGGATTCGTATTGCAGCGGTTGCGTGCATCCTTATCCATCTTGATGTCCATTTTTCTTTCCAGCTTTTTTTATTCCTTGTATCACCTGATTATCTCTACGATCCTATTTGGTTTTCGAAACGGCTTGCTCATTACGTCGATGGTTTTTGGTGCAGGGCTGATTTGGGGATGGATGAAAGGGATGTTTCCTTCGATTTATCCAAACTGGTTTAGTCATTTGTTCGCGGATTTGGGTCTCGCACTAGCTGTGGTTCTCTGGATTTATTGA
- a CDS encoding DUF309 domain-containing protein: protein MYPQPYLDYLIQFHVERDYFECHEILEEYWKSAPPHEREPVWVGLIQISVALYHQRRGNQSGAIKMLTSAISLVKRHHLDIQMLGLDSDSLASLLEERLTEMQTGQPYRSLSLPMSDTLKQAYQKACTTQNHPEHRDSDMQDAYLLNKHTLRDRSDVLAERQHQLQRREARRNNESN, encoded by the coding sequence ATGTATCCGCAACCGTATCTGGATTATTTGATCCAGTTTCATGTAGAACGCGATTATTTTGAGTGTCATGAAATTCTCGAGGAGTATTGGAAAAGCGCTCCTCCACATGAGCGAGAGCCAGTGTGGGTTGGTTTGATTCAAATCTCCGTCGCTCTTTATCACCAGAGACGCGGGAATCAGTCAGGTGCAATCAAAATGCTCACAAGCGCCATATCCCTTGTCAAAAGGCATCATCTTGACATCCAAATGCTCGGGTTGGATAGTGACAGTCTGGCGAGCCTGCTTGAAGAGCGCCTGACGGAAATGCAAACTGGTCAGCCCTATCGAAGCCTGTCCTTGCCCATGTCCGATACTTTGAAACAGGCGTATCAAAAGGCTTGTACGACGCAAAATCACCCTGAACATCGGGATAGTGATATGCAAGACGCCTACTTGCTGAATAAGCATACCCTGAGAGATCGAAGCGACGTTTTAGCAGAACGCCAGCACCAGCTACAAAGGCGCGAAGCACGTCGAAACAACGAGTCGAACTAA
- a CDS encoding MFS transporter, whose protein sequence is MLWRNRTFLLLMSGEIVAGAGMWISIIANLAFMQKLVPSDTVKGLILMCGLVVSILLAPKAGVVIDMYDKGKIMLFASLVRTLSPVFMFPALANDSLLWMIVSLIVMQCSAAFYFPTVQASLPAILSQDELLKANSAYLNISTLSRIGGTAIGGILVASMDLSMLYVCSIIAYAVLAVVTLFLRIPPVTSRKIQEKVEFREVLTISRQDPALFVGLINNGLITLFLGGLNLMILNFSELQQEPQLMGWIYAAEGISILIGGLLAKRWIGRRNLVAASTIMLFFFALSQFGMSFADNKFMVLASFSMFGFVVAFFFPVTATIFQKRLPPHQQGRFFSFKSMLDRGFFLLALAITGVGLDLLGISGYLLFIGSVTVLFGLLTFFYSKKHKLDVRSHDEAAA, encoded by the coding sequence ATGTTATGGCGTAATCGTACCTTTCTGCTTTTAATGAGCGGAGAGATCGTCGCGGGAGCGGGCATGTGGATTTCGATTATTGCCAATCTTGCATTCATGCAGAAACTCGTTCCTTCTGATACGGTGAAGGGCTTGATTCTGATGTGTGGATTGGTGGTCAGCATTCTCCTCGCCCCTAAAGCGGGTGTGGTGATTGACATGTACGACAAAGGCAAGATCATGCTGTTTGCCAGCCTGGTCCGAACACTCAGCCCAGTCTTCATGTTCCCCGCTCTTGCAAACGATTCTCTTCTGTGGATGATCGTATCTTTGATCGTGATGCAATGCTCTGCTGCGTTTTATTTTCCAACCGTGCAGGCTTCCTTGCCAGCCATCCTTTCCCAGGACGAGTTACTCAAGGCGAACAGCGCATATTTGAATATCTCTACCCTCTCGCGTATTGGAGGAACAGCCATCGGCGGTATACTCGTTGCCTCCATGGACCTGTCCATGCTGTATGTGTGCTCCATCATCGCGTACGCTGTACTCGCTGTCGTCACACTCTTTCTCCGCATTCCTCCAGTCACTTCACGGAAGATTCAGGAAAAAGTGGAGTTTCGCGAAGTGCTGACGATCTCGCGACAGGACCCGGCCTTGTTTGTCGGATTGATTAATAACGGGCTGATTACCTTGTTCCTTGGTGGTCTGAACCTGATGATCTTGAACTTTAGCGAGCTACAACAGGAACCTCAGCTCATGGGATGGATCTATGCAGCAGAAGGAATCAGCATTTTGATTGGGGGGCTCTTGGCAAAACGTTGGATCGGCCGCAGAAACCTCGTGGCAGCGTCCACCATCATGCTCTTTTTCTTCGCGCTGTCCCAGTTTGGCATGTCATTCGCCGATAACAAATTCATGGTGCTCGCTTCCTTCTCCATGTTCGGCTTTGTCGTTGCTTTCTTCTTCCCGGTCACCGCAACGATTTTCCAGAAGCGCCTACCTCCACACCAGCAAGGGCGATTCTTTTCTTTCAAAAGCATGCTGGATCGTGGATTCTTCTTGTTGGCTCTCGCGATTACAGGAGTTGGGCTGGACCTTCTCGGCATTAGCGGCTACCTCCTCTTCATCGGCTCGGTGACAGTGCTCTTTGGCTTATTGACTTTCTTCTACAGTAAAAAGCATAAGCTGGATGTACGCTCCCACGATGAAGCAGCTGCCTAG
- a CDS encoding GntR family transcriptional regulator, with protein MLSLTLKKESNISYHEQLYQQISSSIRSGELPSQEQLPTVRELAAQLKVNYNTVRSVYLRLQQEGLVDCRQGRGTIVSNSASDALLTRNPIYLALLAKETIHKVKAIGYTMDEFSRVLSCLLQEINQFPVLFLRFTELEVTEYMRLVQYHLPSVMVEGRTIEDFSQQVECDANFLQQYKAIVIPPCVNLKLPKDAPPIVSLDFIPDPTTVIPAMEAYPRNTKVGLICATIRGGAGMINDLYNAGITHLDIRTIEANHAEVFDLITSCDVVYISKPGYMVKPHLLTLPKVKEFQEIPDHHGINELRKLVTH; from the coding sequence ATGCTATCTTTGACCTTGAAAAAGGAATCCAATATATCTTATCACGAGCAATTATACCAACAAATTTCATCCTCGATTCGAAGCGGTGAGCTTCCTTCCCAAGAGCAGCTGCCAACGGTTAGGGAGTTGGCGGCACAACTGAAAGTCAATTACAACACCGTTCGCAGCGTGTATTTGCGTCTCCAGCAAGAAGGACTGGTTGATTGTCGGCAAGGGAGGGGAACGATTGTAAGCAATAGCGCAAGTGACGCGCTCTTGACACGTAATCCGATCTATCTTGCTTTACTCGCCAAAGAAACCATTCATAAAGTAAAAGCAATAGGCTATACCATGGATGAATTCTCGCGCGTCCTTTCCTGTTTGTTACAAGAAATCAATCAGTTTCCGGTTCTTTTTTTGCGGTTCACAGAGCTGGAGGTCACTGAATATATGCGTTTGGTGCAGTACCATCTTCCGAGTGTGATGGTCGAAGGGAGAACCATCGAGGATTTTTCCCAGCAGGTAGAATGCGATGCGAATTTTTTACAGCAGTACAAAGCCATCGTTATCCCTCCTTGTGTTAACCTGAAACTTCCGAAGGATGCTCCTCCTATCGTTAGCCTTGATTTTATCCCGGACCCGACGACTGTAATCCCTGCCATGGAGGCCTACCCACGAAATACGAAAGTCGGATTGATCTGTGCGACCATACGAGGTGGTGCGGGGATGATCAATGATCTCTACAACGCAGGCATTACGCATTTGGATATTCGGACAATAGAAGCGAACCATGCCGAAGTGTTTGATTTGATTACATCTTGTGATGTCGTGTATATTTCCAAGCCTGGCTATATGGTGAAGCCTCATTTGCTGACGTTGCCAAAAGTAAAGGAATTTCAAGAAATTCCTGACCACCACGGTATTAATGAGCTGCGCAAGCTCGTCACCCATTAA
- a CDS encoding RNA 2'-phosphotransferase, protein MLAIHEETRLRKRLLSILRQNSEAFQLYYDTYGYTPVESLLDYLHTLKGCAYITRQDLHQVVEFDPERSIEWDGGALIRVTYGFLPSIAKSRLIESAPPDVLYYGTHRKLVKQVLTGGLLPIASEYVQLADRPEHIGEPTDTLRLVTVNAKEAHEAGICFYRVGEHYCLSDAVPAGYLQLYAD, encoded by the coding sequence ATGCTGGCGATTCATGAAGAAACGAGACTTCGCAAGCGATTACTCAGTATACTTCGGCAAAACAGTGAAGCATTTCAACTCTACTATGACACATATGGTTATACCCCGGTTGAGTCGTTGCTGGACTATCTTCATACGCTGAAAGGGTGCGCATACATAACCAGGCAAGATCTTCATCAAGTTGTGGAATTCGATCCGGAGCGGAGTATCGAATGGGACGGTGGAGCACTCATTCGAGTTACCTACGGCTTTTTGCCCTCGATTGCAAAAAGCAGGCTCATCGAGAGCGCACCACCTGATGTTCTTTATTACGGAACACATCGAAAGTTAGTGAAACAAGTACTCACTGGCGGCCTGTTGCCGATTGCCAGTGAGTATGTGCAGCTTGCGGATAGACCGGAGCATATTGGAGAGCCAACAGACACATTGCGCCTCGTCACTGTGAATGCAAAGGAGGCCCATGAAGCCGGCATTTGCTTTTACCGAGTGGGAGAACACTATTGTTTGAGCGATGCTGTCCCGGCCGGTTATTTGCAGCTGTACGCAGATTAG